The nucleotide sequence CAAGGGTCCCCTTACTCAAAGTTTGTGCCCTTGGCTGCAGAACTACAGAAGCAAATAGAAAAGCATATAAGCTAGTCTTCCATAAAATCATCACATTTACTTTGGTCACAAAATTTATTGGATTGTGTGCTTTCGTTCACCCAGTATCTTATCTGGGTTTTCCTTTCTCCCCTTCAATCATGAAAGGAGGACTAGCTAAAATAATCTTCAATCTTAGGAAAACCACTTGATTTTATCCAaccaggaaaacaataatgGAGTCGCAACTTAAAAGGAGGAAGCTTCATCCAACCTTCAGAGTGCCTTTTGAGAATGTACGTGAAGTTTTCAAGGTCGCAGCCAATGCAATGCAAAAGCCCTTTTGAGAACAAGAAGTTTCTCCACTAACTAGACAGAAAGTGGAAACAATGTTCTTGTAATAACTAGTAACTGTGACTGAAATTGGAAAAGCCATCGTACTTATCTGCCATATGTTAGTTTTTGAGTTTGGAAATTCAAAACGTGGCTTATTTGAAGTACAAGTTTTGTCTATCTACTGCACTAATTCTGGGTCTTGCATGTCTGCAACTATGGCTTCTTTGTAAAGATTTGATTCCATTCATTACTTCAATTATTTTCCTGCCTATTTGCAAGTTTTGATTCTATCAATTACTAGAATTATTTTCCCATGATCAttcttgatattattattactatcagACATGCATGGGatgaagaaaaaaggaattaattaattaattaatttgtcaGTCACTCTTCAACTTGGAATCCATCCATGATTTCCTTAATTTGGAGGGATCCCCATAAATGAGCTTGTCTCTTTGCCTTTATCCATGGAATCCTCCATTGTTTTGGTGGAGTTGCTTTCATGGAGGAAACGTCAATGTATACTAGACTTTGATTTCATGTGGTGGTGTGGCATATGATTGAACAGCAGGGTTAAAGGAGTCCCACTGATCACCGATGTAGACTTAGCTAATTAGTGGAGGACAAACATGGACTGCTGCCTTCTCTCCGAGGGAGAAATAATGGTATGGTTGTTCACAAGGTCCATCAATGGCGACGTTTGATCCAGCGCTCATTGGCTGGCCCAAGACACAGAATAATTGGATTTGAGAAAGTCTCCGCTTATCCTCTATATTGTTAATGTGAAAGTTAAATGACCCTTATCTTGGCTCGTTGtactttattatattaaaaacaactaGATAAGTTCCTCCGGCTGTTGTCTGCCATTGTGTGAAATGCAAGAAAACAACGTACACAACCACAGCGAATAGTGCATTAAGTTCTCTGTAGTTAGGTGAGGTTGGATTAGGCATGACCGGATCAGGCGGGCTTGGGTAGCTTGGTCCAGGCACGCTTCTCGTCTTGGTTGGGCTGGGAATTGCATTCCAAGCCAGGCCTTTTGGGCCACTGAATTTTGAacaagaaatttaattatagatttttttttttaaatataatttaaaaacttgTAGCTAAATGATAATTCATCATGCTTTGAACCCGTTCAAAGAGTATGCTTGTGTGTACAAGGGGGTGTAATTTGGGCGACTTGGGTCAAGTTGACAGTCGATTCAAGAATAAATCATATTTGTTTGAAGTTCATTCCAATCTGATTTGCAACTCGAGTTGCCTTAcctctctcaatttttttttaaaaatagtactTGTAAGCCCATGTTGCACTCCTAATTGagaaattacttacaaaaatTAGTAAACATGGTCAGGTTAGGATTGGGCCGATCTCATACATGAACCAGACCGAGGTTTGGCTCAAAATTTTTGGGTCCAGGGTGCCCACCAAATGTTAAGACATTGAATCTATGATAGCCCAAagtcaaaatatgaaaatgctaACATCCCTTAAAAGTATGCACAAtctatacatttttatattaaggTGAGACATTAAATTTATGGTTGCCCAAAGTCAAAACCAAGTTTTATAAGAAGTTGCTAAGCTAAACATCTTCGCCCTATATTATTTTGTCCCTTCTCTAAATCCGACCTCCTTTCACAATTTTATTCCTATTTGACTTgtgaaatgatgaaaaaaaaaataaaaaaaaaatatggatatacAATTCATGGCAATGTCAACTATACTCTGTCATGAGCCACAAGCTACTCAGTTTTTGACGTCAAAGCAAGAAGAGTTGACCTAACATTTCAATAGAATAATGcattagttttataattttgacTTGGTAAGAACATGGCACATacattctctctttctctctcttcccttaCTAATCCTTCAAAGAATCAAAGATATTGGAGGCCCTGCAGCTTGATGGAGGCATGCCATTTGACAGTGATGAGTTTGGTTCTGGTATCAATTGTGATGTTGTTATTTGGCCATTGCCATGCTGATACCAATATGAGTGCTGGGACTGAGTGCTCAGAAGCAGATAATTCAACACTTGAGAACTCATTCCAGACCAATCTAAACAATCTTCTGGATTCACTTTCATCAAATGTGCCTCTCAACAATGGCTTCTACAGAGCCACAATGGGTAAAAGTTCCCACAAGATTTATGGCCTGGTGCAATGTAGAGGTGATGTTTCAGCCAGAGATTGTGCTAACTGCACCAAGGAGTCTGTTGCGGTAGCCTTGCATCAATGCTCAAAGAGCAAGCAAGTTGGGGTTTGGTTCACATGGTGTTTCCTGCGATATTCGGATGAGAATTTCTTTGGTGTTGTGGAACCAAGTTTTGCAGCCATTGACTATGGGGCTGATTTTGATGATCCAGTTGTGGTTTCAAAAGGACTTGCATTCATGGGTGGGCTAATATCTGGAGCTCCAAAGCAGCGGCTGATGTTCCAGATGGCGGTGTTGGATGTTGGAGAAAGTGGGAACAGGTATGGCATGGCTCAATGCACCAGAGATATTAGCAGGACTGACTGCagcaagtgcttggatgctcagtTGGGTGGTCTAGGATCGACACTTTCAAATAAAAGAGGATGGGAGATTTATGGGAAGAGTTGCAGCATGTGGTACCATGACTACCAGTTCTATACCAACATCTCCACGACAACTGCAAGTGAAGGTGAGTTAATTTGATCACCGTAGATCTTTTTGATGCTATTTGTATTTGACCACCTCAATCCTCATAAGGCTGCCCAACCCCACTCTTGCCCTGAAGCCTAACCCCAAACCATCCTCTAAACTAGcacaaatttgattatttaagaTTGATGGCATTGTCTGATATTACTGTGCAATACAGGAAATAGAAGATCGTTACATGGTGGAGTCATGACTGGCATACTCACATTTACAATCTTAGCCTTTCTAATGATTCTGTAGTAACCCAGAGTACTATTCTGTTATTCATCCCTGCGGTTGATGATCGTGAATATgatattcatcatttcttcaCCAACTTGATTCGGTTTCTGCTTCT is from Vitis riparia cultivar Riparia Gloire de Montpellier isolate 1030 chromosome 10, EGFV_Vit.rip_1.0, whole genome shotgun sequence and encodes:
- the LOC117923776 gene encoding cysteine-rich repeat secretory protein 38-like encodes the protein MEACHLTVMSLVLVSIVMLLFGHCHADTNMSAGTECSEADNSTLENSFQTNLNNLLDSLSSNVPLNNGFYRATMGKSSHKIYGLVQCRGDVSARDCANCTKESVAVALHQCSKSKQVGVWFTWCFLRYSDENFFGVVEPSFAAIDYGADFDDPVVVSKGLAFMGGLISGAPKQRLMFQMAVLDVGESGNRYGMAQCTRDISRTDCSKCLDAQLGGLGSTLSNKRGWEIYGKSCSMWYHDYQFYTNISTTTASEGNRRSLHGGVMTGILTFTILAFLMIL